The genomic window AGAATCTTAAGGGTAAAAGGATTATTGCGAGTTTGAGTGTTGCCTCCAATGTTACAGGGATTCTCACACCTTTAGAATCTTGTGTGAAACTCCTGCGTGAGTATGGGGCGATTATCGCGCTTGATATGGCAAGTTCATCAGCATATATGAATGTAGATTCACATCTCTTTGATGTAGTATTTCTCGCGCCTCATAAACTTTTGGGCGGTGTGGGGTCTTGTGGAATACTCGCTATACGCAAAAGTCTGCTTGATAGCACCTTGCCACCGAGCTTTTGTGGTGGGGGTGTGATTGAGTATGCAAACGACTTTACCCATTCTTTTATCGATGATGTGGCGATGCGTGAGGAGGTAGGCACGCCACATATACTCGGGCTACTCTATGCGGCATTAGCATATCAATTACGCAATGAAGCGGGGCTTAGTTTCATTAAAAGGCGAGAGAGGATTCTTAAAGAAGTGTTTTTGTATGAACTAGCCAAAATACCTGCGGTAAGCATTTATGGGGATTTATCACTCGAGCGATTAGGCATAGTAAGCTTTAATGTAGGCTCGATTTCTCCACTTGATTTATGTGCACTTTTGAGTAAAAAATATGGAATCCAAACACGTGCGGGTTGTAGCTGTGCTGGTCCTTATGGGCATTATCTTATACCTGAAGGCTCTTTGAGCAAGAAGCCGATGTGGCTTCGCGTAAGTCTCCACTATACGCATAGTGTGGCTGATATAGAATATCTTGTGGGCGCGATTAAGGAGTGTGTGCAAATCTTGCGCCATTAGTGTTGCACAAA from Helicobacter typhlonius includes these protein-coding regions:
- a CDS encoding aminotransferase class V-fold PLP-dependent enzyme, whose translation is MLPLKNLTNNEKKIARFFAPLLHSDDAFSALRAHTILAPKQYYFDFTASGLAYKAIQKRIESILPYYANTHSYISSHAAFMSALCKEAKKRIASSLALENDFVLISGGSGASFGIKKFQEIMGIYVPPQSLLSLHPLLMSENIDSKNAKNSRSKVNKVDSNVRDCESINRQDSKKVTESRTFSALPLLTELKEYDLRTNAINLPHIIMSGFEHHSNEISYKEGLCHIHKIAFNKQGLPDVSDLARILQNLKGKRIIASLSVASNVTGILTPLESCVKLLREYGAIIALDMASSSAYMNVDSHLFDVVFLAPHKLLGGVGSCGILAIRKSLLDSTLPPSFCGGGVIEYANDFTHSFIDDVAMREEVGTPHILGLLYAALAYQLRNEAGLSFIKRRERILKEVFLYELAKIPAVSIYGDLSLERLGIVSFNVGSISPLDLCALLSKKYGIQTRAGCSCAGPYGHYLIPEGSLSKKPMWLRVSLHYTHSVADIEYLVGAIKECVQILRH